The window TATTTGGTGAATACTGTATATTTTTGAAATCTTCTGTTTGTGTAACCAGTTTTCCTACCTTAGGAAGTACTTTCAGTGCATGTTTTATGTTTATAAAATCACAGGTTGAATTAAAGAAGGTTCCCAATGTATTTTAGAAGAAGACTGTCATCTTCAATAGGACATTTGTCAAATGGATCTCTTGATCCCACTCATTCTTTGTTAGTGGGTTGTTTTCCCCTGAAGAGGCAGGACTAGCACTTCACAAtttctgaataaaataaaataacttgcATAACTGATCTTATCCTGGTGTTTGAATGTTTTTCAATAAGAAATTTTTAGGTTAAGTGTTTGTCTAATAAATGGATCTTTTGGTTATAGGGAAAGGGTATGTCTCACCTTCAGTCCTTGCAGATTTTCCACCTGGAAGGACTGAGGAGTTTGCAGCAGACATTTTAGCGAGTTGAGTGCCAACTTACAGTATTCTTTTAATTAATATTCTGATTTCAGCCAAATTAAATGTcatgtcagtgttgttttgggCTTAGTGGTCTTATGAAACTTACCCTtacttttaaacttttttttcttcattttgcaAAGGTCATTTTGTTTAAAAGGAAATTCTTTCTAGTTTTACTCGTGCTTTCAGGTATTGTTATATCCCTGTCAATAATTTTCCCAGAAATTTCTTAGTTTCTAGTATATGATTTGTGTTATGTTGGCAGTGGCTTTCTGGAGAGCTGTGAGTTTGGTTAGTTTCAGCCTCACTTTGTGAAATAAACTGATGTTTATAAAGTCCTTTCTTCCCAAGATTGGTGAGATGGCTTGTTAAAAATTTATTGTGAAGCTGTTCTCCATCCTCTAAATCCAGAGAAGTCATGATGCTTGAGTTCTGCTGAGTTGGAGTGTAATTAAATCTATTTGAAGTACTTATGTAAATAACCTACCTAATTAATCATCCTATTGTTTGCTGACAGCAGTACAGAGAAGGGTAGGAGAGGAGGTTCTTTGCAGGGTAGAACAGGATCACTTCTGTGCCTGTTCATTTTTCATTCCTCACATCCCTGGTTGGAAGTTGTCACTTTCCAAACCATTCAGTCTAAGGCTGGGTTTTGACTTTTGCTTCAGGCCTTTGATGAGCACAGCTGTGAATGTAAATTGTTTGCTTAAAATCAGATGGCCTGCACCTTGGTTGTTGGGTAGTGGATAAGCAAATGGTCTTAGGAGCAAGCTAGGGACTGAAAGGTTTTATATTCTGTTTATTCCATGGTAGTGATGATGCTCCATCAAGCAGGGACACATTCAGCCAGGTGCTGCAGAAACAGGCTGGGTTTAGAGGTGGTGTGTGACTGCTGAATGTGCAGGCAGGAGGGGGAGGAAGCTGTGTGGCAGCTGTGACAGGCTTTGGGGCTTGGGGTGCTGCAGATTGGTATTTTCTGCTGGGTATAATGAAGTGTTGGAAGGTTTAAAAAATGTGTCTAGAACTTCCAGCATTGTGCAAGAAAACTCATTAAGTTAAGCATTAACTCATGTTGATTCATGTGTTTAGCATATGAAAAATGACTTTGTTGTTGTTACTCCTCTTGTAAGTGTTTTCAGGTGAAGTGCACTTTGCAGGTATCACCAATCAACAGCCAGATGTTTCTTTAAGGGAAGGCACAGGTTGGAGGGTTTAACAGAAGAGGTGCTGGGTGCTTTTGGCTCTCACTGAAGATGGGTGGAATTGATGGAGGGAAGGCAGCGTTtggggctgtgcagagctggccTGGCCTGAGGGCAGGGCTCAGGGgcactgcagcctgtgctgctgcctcaccTGTAACATCCCACCCAAGGATGGAAACAGGACTTCAGTCTCCACAACTTCCAAAACTGAAACTATTCTTAGAGGAGATACATTTCCCTAATATGGTTACAAGTGGAAGATGTTACTAGAGTATCAAAAAGTAAATCCCGTTTCTGTACTTAGAGCTCATGGACTATTGCTTTAACATGaaaatgaagatattaaataacTGTGTTGCACTGTGTAACTAGTGAAATAGCTGACTATTATTTCTCTTGCAGAACCAAGCTGAAGAACCATGAGTATGAAACTTTAGATCAGTTGGAGGCTGATCTGAACTTGATGTTTGAAAATGCCAAGCGCTACAATGTCCCCAATTCTGCCATCTATAAAAGGGTGCTGAAAATGCAGCAGGTTATGCAGGTATGTGGAGAAGAACAACCAAAAGGATATAACTTCACATGTAAATTTATTTCTCTAATggatatttttccaaaataatttttaattagacCTGTATTTGCAGAAGTATTTTCTTGCTTAGAGGGGAGTATGGGAATGgagagtgatttttttcctcagcacaCCTCCTGCCTTCTGTGATTTCTTTCAGTCACTTTATTCCTTACTGTGACTCCTAACCTAATTAAATTGTGAGAAAATTGATGatgtaggggtttttttgagtttgcCTTTAATTGAATAAGGCTAAAACCTTTCAGATTTCATTAAGTGTTCCAGCTAAGTGCTGTAGTCTGAAATGGCATTGTTTTCAAGTTGGTTCCTCAAAAGTTGTTCTGTCACTTAGAAAAAGCTATACTgctctttatttttgttctgtaaGTGACCAGCAATGAGTTTGGCTTCAGggatttgttctttttttcaggCAAAGAAGAAAGAACTTGCTAGGAGAGATGACATTGAGGATGGGGACAGCATGATTTCTTCTGCCACTTCTGATACTGGGAGCTCAAAAAGGAAAAGGTATCTGCTTCTCTAGTTCCTGCAGGCCATAACATTGCTGCGTCTCTTTTTGTTACAGAGAGTATTAAGCCATGGTTTTTAGCATTTGTGTAAAGATTTGTAATTCTGAAACACCATTAAGTGTTGATTCTAATTAATTCAAAACTATTTGATGACTACTAATTCCCTATTTTGGTCTTTTAGTTGGCAGTTGTCAACATCAGTTCAGTAAGTAAAATGGGCACTGTAATTGCACTGAACTAGGTGATTTTGCCAGTggatttcaggatttttttgggagaGTTGTTTTATTTCAGCCTGACAAATAGATAAACTGATTATAAGAGGTTACTTAGGGTCCTGTAACATAAACCAAATTCCCAGTGATTTGCAATAGACTCTCCTATTGAGCATAATGATGCCTTATGGAAGGTGTTCTTTATGGTGATAGCTGTTTTATAATTAATACAAGTGATGCATTTCACTCCAGCAAGAGGTAGTTTCTCTAGTCTGCCTTATGGTGTCATTTGAAGCAAAGTCCAGCTCAGATAATACTGCAGTGGTAGCAACAGCCAGTGTAAAATTGTAATTCAGCATCTTTTTTGATGTTGCTTATGAATATTGGCTTCCTGGatatttatttcttgttttgtcAAAGGAACAACAGTCatggggggagggagggagtggAGTAGGGCATCAGCAAAGAGTCACTGAAGAACAATCAAATAAGTGCAGAAATACACACTCATTAAAAAGCTTCAGAGAGAAAATATGAACATGGATTTAGGAGGTGGGGATGCAGTCTAGGGATGCTGGGAAGAAGTGTAATGGAAAGGAAAGGCAGACCACAGAACCAAGTAATCAAGAAGGAACAAATTGCAAAAATTGTTAGCTTTGTTATCTTCAGATTCAAAAAGTACTAACCTAATCAAGCAAGTCAAATTGTCATCAGAATCCTTTTAACCCCATGTTGCTTTTGATCACCTTGTTCCAGACACCACTGAAAtgcttaaaaggaaaaaatctgtcAGGCCCTGTCATCTAAGAACAATAAAAGAGGAAAGGGAGCAAGGAATTTCCCATGTTGGTAGGCAAGGGAGATCAGAATGATGCCTGAAGAGCacctgaaaatgcttttgatgTTGTCAGTTCCATGCTTGTTATCCATTCATTTGCTGAATGATAGCAAGGATAAGATCATAAATGCTCCTCCTGATTACAGTAGTGAAGCAGTAAGAGGAATTTCATAATGTTGCTGGAAAAGGAAACCAATAACCCATGCAAAATTCATCCAATTGGGAAAATAAGTTACCCAGAAGAAAGTTGTTCGAATGTCCCTTTTTATATATCAGATGCATGACATGAATCTTGAGTATTGGCAGGCCTTTTGCTGTTTCtgctttggttttgctttgcctCTATCTGTTGAAATGACTGGAAACACATTAAATTGGGGGATTTGGCAGTATGTCTGTGTTGTGGCATTGCTCACCTGCTAGTGGGAACAACTGACCAACATTTGCCAGTGGTAATGTTTAGCCTATAGAACATATATTTGGAGTTTTCTTTGTTGTTAGTTTTGTTTCGTTATTTTGCTGATCTCACCAAGGAGTAAGAGATATCTGAGGCATGAGACTATGCTGCATTAGGTATATTTTAAATGTGTAATGAAAAGATCCACATCATGGGAAATCTGTGCTGCAGTTTGGTTTCTGATAAGTCGTACTGCGATATTTTGCACATTCTGCAATTAAAGGTAATTTTTGTGCTGGTTGTTGTCTTTGCAGATAATGTAATAGTCAAAGTTATAACTACCTGAATAAGTCTTGAGGAGATTGTAGACTGGAAGCCTGTTTACTAGTGCTTTGTAGTGAGTGAATTGCTGAGTGCCACAGTATCTGAGCTGAGACTACACATTATTGACATAAATTTTCTTCTCCCCCATTTAATTTGCTTATAGGCCATGTACTATATGTGCAGGAAGCCATGTACTTTTTGTAATAAGCTGTGTCTTGGTTGTGCTGTCAGATTTCTTGAGACAACCATAACAGCTACACACAGGGTGACTGTAACGTGTGGGTGTAGCATGTACCATTTTCTACCTGGGTTTGCAGTCTTGGTGAGCTTTACTGACTTCAAACTTCATTTGGATTGACAGATATTTAAGCAATTCTTTCTACTACATCCTTGATGTTCTTACTTGGTACTGAAGAATGTTCAAAATTTCTCTGAGATAAATAGCTCACGTGTTTGATATTCTGTGTTCACCAGAAGTAATCATGAAGGTCCTGACTGATGGTTTTTACCCTGTTCACTCTGCGTCTTGAGCTCTTGGATTTAGATGCCTGATCCTGactggtttgttttctctgtatCTGCAAAGTGCTCAGAGCTCCTTTTGGCCTTTACACTTTGAAAAATGAGTTAGTTGGTTTATTTTGTAGAACACTTGAACTCAGGGTCAATGAGAGAACAATCATCTCAAAAGAGTAATTTCCTGTTTCAATCAGGCTCCTGATTGTAATGCTGTTGTCATTTGCAAATTCTGCTCTTAATGTTGAACTTCTTGTGTGTGTTTAGGTGGTTCTGGTTGTCTCTTCATGGTGGAGGATAATACCATTTTGATATTAGTGTTGGCAGTGGGGCTAAGAACCCCTGACatttattcttttcctttgtgTTCTTCTTAACCCGACAGTAAAAAGAACATCCGGAAGCAGCGGATGAAGATCTTGTACAACGCGGTTCTGGAAGCTCGAGAGCCCGGCACAGGCAGGAGGCTCTGTGATCTGTTCATGGTTAAGCCATCCAAAAAGGACTATCCAGACTACTACAAAATTATCCTGGAGCCAATGGACCTGAAGATGATAGAGCACAACATCCGCAACGACAAGTACGCGGCGGAGGAGGCCATGATCGAGGACATGAAGCTCATGTTCCGCAACGCCAGGCACTACAACGAGGAGGGCTCCCAGGTActccctggggccagcagcttctctctgctgctttgcagGCAAAAACTGCTCTTAGGATGCTTTCACTTTGACTATTACACGTAGTAATTGTTGTAATTATTTATTGAATTACAGTAGAAATACTCAGAACTTCTGGGGATGGCTGCCTTAGaaggaaaacagctttgtttCATGGAAGTGGAGAGTGTAGGAGATCAGACTAGAAGACGTGACTTGTTTAGTTTAGCAAAATGAGTCTGAAAGGGATATGGTTTTCATTTATAGGTATATTGTTGGGTGTGTCTATATTGTGATGTTTCTCAGGCAGTAGGAATGTTGTGAAACAGGTGATGGTTAGAAACCTCCTGCTGTTTCTAATAAGGACCTTGGTCAGCAGCTGCACTTCATCACCAGGATTGGGTTTGAAGACCCAGGACTGTTCTAGTCCTTTGTACCTTGGTGGAATCTCAGTGGTTCATGGGATCTTTCATTGCTCAGCAGAAGAGTTTGATGAGGAAATTGATAACGCAGCTGCCCCTTGCTATTTTGTAGTCTTTAGAACAGAGAAGCATCTTAATTGaataattttttcaaaaattgtAGCTCCCTGATTTAGAGGGTGTCATCAGTTCTGCTTAAGTGTCAgttgaaaagaaaggcttattTATGAAAGGTAcactttaaagaaaatactccattttgctttcagctttttCAAACTAACATTGAAGTGTTTCTTAGGAGCTAGTTCTTAACTAGTAAACACAGTAAACCTTGTTTTTGATGGATTTTGATTACTTTACTGATTAATAGGTGTACAATGATGCCCATATGCTGGAAAAGAtccttaaagaaaaaagaaaagagctggGACCCTTGGCTGAAGATGATGATGTTGCATCCCCTAAACTAAAGCTAAGTAAGACAACCTTGTGCATTGCCTTGTCTCATTTCAGTACTTACAACACAATAGAGGTGAACAGATCTTCCTTTTAGAATGGACATGTTCTGCACAGTTGTTAACACTGACAAGGAAAGTAGAATTATGTTCTCAAAATCTTGATAGCAATGGCATGGCTGTGTTGTACAATAGAATTAAGTTGTTGCATGTAGTGTTTTCTAAGAAAAGTAACTTAGAGTGAAGAAAAAAGACTTGGGAATGGGTGGAAGGATTAAGATTTAGTCATACAGTGTTATCCGAATATTAGATGGTGCATTATCTGCTCAGTCAAGTAAGGGCTTCTCAAATTGAATGAATCTTGTGATTTCACTGGTTAAATGTCTGGGATTTCCACAGAATGATAAAAAAAAGTGAACCCtgtttggcaaattattgaaagcCACGAATAACATGGAATTGAAGTTCCTCGAGCTGTTGCCCTTACAGCCTTGCTACTACTCAAATCTTATGTTGTCTTAATATGTGTTCAGAACTGAGCAAACTGAGATGGTTAAAATTGCTCAAAAACCTTAAAGAAAATAACTGCACACGGTCCTCTTGCAAATTAAATGTACAGCTCCTAGGTAAAGTACAGGTGTAGACTTAGAGTCTGCAGTGCAGTAACAGAGATGCTGAATTAGTCAAAAAACCAACCTGATAATCCCATGGGAACCCTTAATTTACATTTTACTTATAATAATCCTTTCTAATGTGGCATAGTCATGTTATAAAGGAGTCTGATAATATTTTGAATACTTAATTTTAGCGATAGCAAAATCCTGTGATGACAGGAATTTTATCAACTGCAGAGACAAATTCATGGAGAGCTGGAAAACCAAAATGAGTTTAGACGAGTTTGTTAATGCTGTTAAGTAGGAAAATATGTTTTCCATGCTGAAACCTGAGGAAGCCTTTGCCAGGTGGAGCATGGAGCAACATATTCCGTTTTTGCcaaaaagaacataaaaaaaaaatcatagagctatgaaaaataaaggaagcTGCAGCCTGGAACGGGCTCTGTGCTGTGAGGCTTCTGCTCACCCCATGAAGTGGTTCTGCCATGAGCAATTCTCAGGTGGAAACTAGAGATGGACAAAGAAACGTGCAAGCTCCTAGCTTTGTCCTTTTaactccttttttgtttttgtcgCGCTAGGTAGGAAAAGTGGCATTTCTCCCAAGAAGTCCAAGTACATGACTCCAATGCAGCAGAAGCTGAACGAGGTGTACGAGGCCGTGAAGAACTACACGGACAAGCGCGGGCGGCGGCTGAGCGCCATCTTCCTGCGGCTGCCCTCCCGCTCCGAGCTGCCCGACTACTACGTCACCATCAAAAAGCCCGTGGACATGGAGAAGATCAGGAGCCACATGATGGCCAACAAGTACCAGGACATCGACTCCATGGTGGAGGACTTTGTCATGATGTTCAATAACGCCTGCACGTACAATGAGCCGGAGTCTTTGATTTATAAAGATGCCCTGGTCCTGCACAAGGTTTTGCTTGAAACTCGGAGAGAAatagaaggagatgaggattcTCATGTGCCCAATGTCACTTTGCTGATTCAGGAACTTATCCATAACCTCTTTGTATCTGTTATGAGCCACCAGGATGATGAGGGGAGATGCTACAGCGACTCCTTAGCTGAGATTCCTGCTGTTGATCCCAACTTCCCAAATAAACCTCCTCTGACTTTTGATATTATCCGAAAAAACGTTGAAAATAATCGCTATAGAAGATTGGACTTGTTCCAGGAGAACATGTTTGAGGTGCTGGAGAGGGCACGGAGAATGAACAGGTGAGGAAACCCTTATTTTTCAGGTATCTTTATCACAAAGTTTGCATTTATATTAGACAAATGCTGAAGGTGTTTGCTTTCCTCGGTATGGATGTTTGGAAAGCTAAATCTCAAAAGCTCTATCAGGTCTTCAGTGGAACATTTGCCTCGATTTGAAAACAGGGAAGAAGTTACTTTTCTGCTAAGAGATCATTTTGACAATAATCTTCCAAATGAGCACCTTATGACAAAGAGGTTCCTGCTAACTTTGAAATTGAAAAAGTGAAGAGAGCTGTTCTCTAACTGTTCAAATAGTGAATTACTCTTTTGGAGCAGTCACACTTTGTTGAGTTATGGTCCAAAAATAAGGAACACTTGCAACTTCTTTCAGTGTTTTGCTTGAATTCAGTAGCCTTTTTGGGAATGTGCAGGTGAGAGCTTgactgtgaagagaggaggtacAAAATTATCTTAAAATATCTACTAAGAGGAATATGGATAGTTAAAATAGGTCAGTTTTGTTAATAGTACTGTTATTACTCAAGTTTTCAGAAGTTAACAGACTGTAGAGGTCCAGTGACAAGTAGTCTTGGTCACAGCTAGTTACCTTTGATTTTCCTGGCATTTCAGGACTGGTGTATACCAAAATACTCTTGTGGGTAAACTATAATGCAAATTGACAGTGGACTAACAGATGTAGCATCACTTAATGCTTCATGGCTTCAAGCCAGTCTGCTGCTGCTTATGAGTAAACAGAGAAATCCATTGGAAGAGTGAATATTTCAGTTGATCAGAGTGGTGATTGATGGGTGTGTTTAGGCTCCTGTTTGACCCTGCACCAACTGTGTTTTTACCCTATTGCTCATGTTTTTGGACAGGACTGATTCAGAGATCTATGAGGATGCAGTGGAACTTCAGCAGTTCTTCATTAAGATTCGAGATGAACTGTGTAAAAATGGAGAGATTCTGCTGTCACCTGCTCTCAGCTACACCACCAAGCATCTTCACAATGATGtagaaaaggagaagaaggaaaagctgcCCAAAGAAATAGAGGAGGATAAGCTCaaaagggaggaggagaagagaggTACCTACTTTTGTTTCATTAATTTTGAATGTACCAGATGAAAAATATACCCACTCTTTTAATGTgttgctgcagctttgcctgcTGAAAGGACCTCAATAGTTTGCTTGTCTTTTATTTTCAAGTTATgagagatttattttattttgatcttTATCAGTTGGGACAGAGAGCTTTTAAGAAAGAGATGTAGGTACATATTATTCCTATGTGAACTCTTTAATACATTGGGGTACCAGTATAATTTCAAGGAtattataaaagaaaacagTAGATTTTTACTTTGGCTTTCTGCTCATAATAAACTTAACAATGAATATTCCCATTGACCttttagtaattttctttttgacaAGTACTGATGGTATTGTCTATGATCATGCTTTTAACACTCCTGAAGAACTGAGGTTTGATAAGCCTTTTGTGTTTTGTCTGCTGTGGATGTGCAGAGGAGTGGGCTTGCACTCTTTTGTAGGGCATGAAGTGCACCCTGCAGGTCCTTTATTTCACAGTTCCTGGTTGTTTGTCTGTGCTCCTTTGTGCACCATGCTTAAGGGAATAAATAAACTCTCCAACTGCACCTTTCCACAGACAGGAGCACAGCTTTTGGCAATTTTGTCCACTAACCATCTTTCTAACATGGTTGATCTTCCCTCATAGGTGTCAGCACAGTAAATAAAGCCTGGTAACTCCAGGCTCAAAGTGAGGCACTGACATCAAGAATCTCAGCTAATACAGAAATGTGACATCACTAacatctgcttttccctttttgaaaTAAGAAGCTGAAAAGAGTGAAGACTCCTCTGGATCAGCTGGGCTGTCGAATTTGCATCGGACCTACAGCCAGGACTGCAGCTTCAAGAACAGCATGTACCATGTGGGGGATTATGTGTATGTGGAGCCTGCAGAGGCCAGCCTGCAGCCCCACATCGTCTGCATCGAGAGGCTCTGGGAAGATTCAGCTGGTAAGGATGCCCCTATTGCAGGAAAACACTGGGGTGAAActtactattattattttaagcttccaatttgatttttttccccctgttacTTATTTTATTTGCACAACTGTTTGAACCAGTgagtattttttgttgttgtgacTTGCTTTTTTATAAAGGATATTCAGAAAATTCTTGGGACAGCATGGACTTTTTTTGGTGTTCATTTCTGCCTACCCTCAAATTGTAAGCCTTGCAGGAATGGGATTCTGAGTGGGATGGACTCCTTGTAATTTAGGTGCAGAAGTACActgtttttctgtgctgagaAATCCGAACCAAAAATGGGCACAGGTTTGCTTTGATTTAGAAAAATAGTACATATTTGTAACTTCTTTATAAATTGGTGCTATCAATTGGAGTTTGTCATCACATAATTTGTCACAGCATAAAATCAAAGAAATAGTTTTTTAAAAACGTAAAAACAGTTACCTGAGATTCTTAAAATAATCAGGTGATTGTTGTGTGGGTTGCAAAGCCATTTCAAGGCCTGAAAGTTGAGATCTACAAATAAGAAcaaatttctcctttattttgtTGAGTCAGGTTTTACAGGAGAAATAACAATTGgcaggctttttaaaaaaacaaatttttaaaaaaaatacttaactTTTCTGGAAAGTTGACTATTGCCCTGTTTAAAAGCAGATTGCTCCTAGTATAAATGACTACATAGGTATTTGATTAATCAGCCAACTGCTAATTGTTCTTACTTGACTCATTCACTAGAGAAtgtcattttacatttttttctttctatctcccttctcttcttttttttgttttttttctattttaaaggaGAGAAGTGGCTCTATGGCTGCTGGTTTTATCGACCAAATGAAACTTTCCATCTTGCAACACGAAAATTCCTGGAGaaagaagtttttaaaagtGATTATTACAGTAAAGTTCCTGTTAGCAAAATTTTAGGCAAATGTGTGGTCATGTTTGTCAAGGTGAGAGACTGTTCAGACTTATTTATAAAACAAGTAATGCTTTCTGCTATTTCCTGTAGAGCTGTAGGCACTCTAACATAGTGACATTAATACCTAAATAAAATAGGACTTGGTTCTGTGGGCTGTTTGggtcttcctttccttcctgagATATGTGGCTCACCCAGGTGCTGGAGttgccctgtgctgggtggTTTGTGGTTATGGTCACCTCTGGCTTGGTGAACGTGTCCTTTTCACAAGTCAAAGCTCAGAGATCTTGTGAAGGTGATGTCAGGCTGGAGATCTTGTACTTGTTAGTGCACTGGATTGGGAAATGAATAAAACCTATCTTTTCTCACATGCCAGCCTGTACTGAATTAGCTCCTTCTCCAAAGATGGGATCTCTTGTTTGTTGTTATTCTTGGTAAAACTCGGACATCAGACTGGAAGAAGAGAACTCAGAAAAAAGGCTTCTGACAGAAGCATAGAAAAAACTGAAGCCATGAGTGGGAGCTCACTGTGTGTCTTTGGAGTGTGGGTGTTgctgaaatatttcatgttttcccttcaatctgcaggaatattttaaattgtgcCCTGAAAACTTCAGAGATGAGGATGTCTACGTGTGTGAGTCGCGCTATTCTGCAAAGACAAAGTCTTTTAAAAAGATTAAACTGTGGACTATGCCTGTGAG of the Passer domesticus isolate bPasDom1 chromosome 9, bPasDom1.hap1, whole genome shotgun sequence genome contains:
- the PBRM1 gene encoding protein polybromo-1 isoform X25, giving the protein MHRTKLKNHEYETLDQLEADLNLMFENAKRYNVPNSAIYKRVLKMQQVMQAKKKELARRDDIEDGDSMISSATSDTGSSKRKSKKNIRKQRMKILYNAVLEAREPGTGRRLCDLFMVKPSKKDYPDYYKIILEPMDLKMIEHNIRNDKYAAEEAMIEDMKLMFRNARHYNEEGSQVYNDAHMLEKILKEKRKELGPLAEDDDVASPKLKLSRKSGISPKKSKYMTPMQQKLNEVYEAVKNYTDKRGRRLSAIFLRLPSRSELPDYYVTIKKPVDMEKIRSHMMANKYQDIDSMVEDFVMMFNNACTYNEPESLIYKDALVLHKVLLETRREIEGDEDSHVPNVTLLIQELIHNLFVSVMSHQDDEGRCYSDSLAEIPAVDPNFPNKPPLTFDIIRKNVENNRYRRLDLFQENMFEVLERARRMNRTDSEIYEDAVELQQFFIKIRDELCKNGEILLSPALSYTTKHLHNDVEKEKKEKLPKEIEEDKLKREEEKREAEKSEDSSGSAGLSNLHRTYSQDCSFKNSMYHVGDYVYVEPAEASLQPHIVCIERLWEDSAGEKWLYGCWFYRPNETFHLATRKFLEKEVFKSDYYSKVPVSKILGKCVVMFVKEYFKLCPENFRDEDVYVCESRYSAKTKSFKKIKLWTMPVSSVRFVPRDVPLPVVRVASVFANTDKVDEEKHSETLEDSKVGESILHLEKDKEDVPVEMSNGEPGCHYFEQLCYNDMWLKVGDCVFIKSHGLVRPRVGRIEKMWVRDGAAYFFGPIFIHPEETEHEPTKMFYKKEVFLSNLEETCPMTCILGKCVVLSFKDFLSCRPTEISENDVFLCESRYNESDKQMKKFKGLKRFSLSAKVVDDEIYYFRKPIVPQKEPSPLLEKKIQQLEAKFAELEGGDEDMEDMGEEEGDMTETPSMPQLQAPLASDLDIMPYTPPQSTPKSVKGSTKKEGSKRKINMSGYILFSSEMRAVIKAQHPDYSFGELSRLVGTEWRNLEANKKAEYEGMISGYPPVLPPLQGPVDGIVSMGSMQPLHPGVPPPHQLPPGMPGIPGIPPPGVIGQNVSPMVGTPAPGASPFGQQIGILGPPGQQAPPPYPGQSPASQPVLQQPSTPMFVSPPPKTQRLLHSEAYLKYIEGLSAESNSISKWDQTLAARRRDVHLSKEQESRLPSHWLKSKGAHTTMADALWRLRDLMLRDTLNIRQAYNLENV
- the PBRM1 gene encoding protein polybromo-1 isoform X26; the encoded protein is MFENAKRYNVPNSAIYKRVLKMQQVMQAKKKELARRDDIEDGDSMISSATSDTGSSKRKSKKNIRKQRMKILYNAVLEAREPGTGRRLCDLFMVKPSKKDYPDYYKIILEPMDLKMIEHNIRNDKYAAEEAMIEDMKLMFRNARHYNEEGSQVYNDAHMLEKILKEKRKELGPLAEDDDVASPKLKLSRKSGISPKKSKYMTPMQQKLNEVYEAVKNYTDKRGRRLSAIFLRLPSRSELPDYYVTIKKPVDMEKIRSHMMANKYQDIDSMVEDFVMMFNNACTYNEPESLIYKDALVLHKVLLETRREIEGDEDSHVPNVTLLIQELIHNLFVSVMSHQDDEGRCYSDSLAEIPAVDPNFPNKPPLTFDIIRKNVENNRYRRLDLFQENMFEVLERARRMNRTDSEIYEDAVELQQFFIKIRDELCKNGEILLSPALSYTTKHLHNDVEKEKKEKLPKEIEEDKLKREEEKREAEKSEDSSGSAGLSNLHRTYSQDCSFKNSMYHVGDYVYVEPAEASLQPHIVCIERLWEDSAGEKWLYGCWFYRPNETFHLATRKFLEKEVFKSDYYSKVPVSKILGKCVVMFVKEYFKLCPENFRDEDVYVCESRYSAKTKSFKKIKLWTMPVSSVRFVPRDVPLPVVRVASVFANTDKVDEEKHSETLEDSKVGESILHLEKDKEDVPVEMSNGEPGCHYFEQLCYNDMWLKVGDCVFIKSHGLVRPRVGRIEKMWVRDGAAYFFGPIFIHPEETEHEPTKMFYKKEVFLSNLEETCPMTCILGKCVVLSFKDFLSCRPTEISENDVFLCESRYNESDKQMKKFKGLKRFSLSAKVVDDEIYYFRKPIVPQKEPSPLLEKKIQQLEAKFAELEGGDEDMEDMGEEEGDMTETPSMPQLQAPLASDLDIMPYTPPQSTPKSVKGSTKKEGSKRKINMSGYILFSSEMRAVIKAQHPDYSFGELSRLVGTEWRNLEANKKAEYEGMISGYPPVLPPLQGPVDGIVSMGSMQPLHPGVPPPHQLPPGMPGIPGIPPPGVIGQNVSPMVGTPAPGASPFGQQIGILGPPGQQAPPPYPGQSPASQPVLQQPSTPMFVSPPPKTQRLLHSEAYLKYIEGLSAESNSISKWDQTLAARRRDVHLSKEQESRLPSHWLKSKGAHTTMADALWRLRDLMLRDTLNIRQAYNLENV